The Chitinophaga pinensis DSM 2588 region CCTAATTGAATTTACAGCTGCTGGTACAGCATCATATGTGCGCCGGCAGGGTCTTGTATCAGACAGTATACTGCTTCCTGTCCCATACTGCGTTTTTCACCGATGATCTTCCCGCCGTGCAGGGTACACTGTTCCATGCTCTTTTCAAGGTCATCAACAGCGACATAGATCATCCATTGCGGAGGAATAGAACTATTCTGTCCTTTCGCATGACAAACACCGGTTGTGGTCATCGTATGATCGCCTTCTCCGGCGTCCGGCACCTGCATGACGTAGTCATCATATTCTCCCATACTGAGGGGAGATTTTTCCCAACCGATCACCTGACGATAAAAGTCACTGACAATACCTGCGTCTGGAACGGTAAGGTCATGCCATAAAATAGTACCTGCTTTTTTCTTTTCCATTGATTTCGTGAATTACGTACCGTAAGATACGGAACTAGAATCTTTTCTTGAACATCTTAAAAACACAGTCATAGGGGGTATTTGGGACAAATGTTGTAACTTAACAGGTACTTGTTTTAAAACCTGTAATTACGTTATGACGAATCTGGCATTGTTGCTCACTTACAATCATCGGCTGATCAGTACGGCCGCGATTCTTGATGTGTTTGAATCAGTCAATTCGATGTATGCCGCCGGCCAGCAGCCAACTTGTTTCAATATACAGCTTGTCCTGCCTGACCAGGAAGGTGTAGACATCTTACCGCATTACGGCCGCTATAGTACGGTGCCGTTGAAAGATGCGGTGAAAGCAGATGTTGTGTTGATTCCCGCTTTCATTGCAGGTGATGTAGATATGGCTATTACCGCCAATAATACGTTCATCCCCTGGATCCGTCAGCAACATCATGCAGGTGCGGAAATAGCCAGTTTTTGTACCGGCGCATTCCTGCTGGCGGCTACCGGTCTGCTGGATGGTAAACCTGCCACTACTCATATGAATGCCTGTCCCGCTTTCGCCGGTCATTTTCCCGATGTGTTACTGCAACCTGATAAAGTCCTGACGGCGGCCTCCGGTATTTATACCAGTGGTGGCGCTACCAGCACCTTTCACCTGTTGTTGTACCTGGTAGAAAAATACTGCGGACAGGACATGGCTGTAAAAGCTGCCAAACTGTTTGCCATTGATATGGACCGTGACACACAATCCTATTTCGGTATGTTCCTGCCTGATAAAAAACACGCAGATCCACTGATCACGGAAGTGCAACAGCGGATGGAAGCCCAGTTTCGTGAAGCGCGTAATGTGGAATCTTTTATGGAAAATATTCCTGCCAGCCGCCGCAACTTCGTAAGGCGCTTTAAACAGGCCACCGGTATCACACCGATCGAATACCTGCAGAAAACGCGTATAGAAGCCGCCAAGAAAATGCTGGAACAGACAGGTAACAGTATCCTCGCTGTAATGCTCGATTGCGGATACAACGATATCAAAGCTTTCCGTAAAGTATTCAGAAAAGAAGTCGGTCTGACGCCCACAGAATACAGGTTCAAATTTGCCGGTAGCCGTAATGCCTCCCTGCAGATGGAAATGTGATCTTTTTGCGTAACTTGACAGGACTTCACGAAGGGAAACGGGAATAGATTATATCAACCAGTGGTGATGCCATGCATTGCCAGTAATCCCGTATTTATATGTCTGCTCAGGAAACTGTTTTAAAGAAAGTAATCAAACCCATACACTTATGGGCCATTGGCGTCGGACTGGTCATCTCCGGTGAATATTTCGGCTGGAATTATGGCTGGGATGTAGCAGGTACTGTCGGTTTTCTGGTAGCTACTGTTATCATTACCGTACTGTATATCACATTTATTTTCAGCTTTACTGAACTGACAACGTCTATTCCGCAGGCCGGCGGACCGTTTACTTATACACACCGGGCGATGGGCCCTTTCGGTGGACTCATAGCCGGATATGCTACCGCTGTGGAGTTCCTGCTGGCCACACCCGCTATCGCTTTTGCCCTGGGCAATTATCTGCACTTTCTGCATCCGGCGCTGCCGGTGTTTGGCTGCGGTATCGCTTTTTATGTGATACTGACAGGCGTGAACCTGCTGGGGATAAAGGAGTCGGCCTTTTTCTCCCTTATCATCACTTTACTGGCAGTCGTGGAACTGCTCATATACATGGGCATCGTAGCGCCTTCTTTCAGTACAGCCAATTTCCTGCATGATGCCATGCCTGCCGGATGGATGGGGGTATTCGCTGCATTGCCTTTCGCCATGTGGCTGTACGTCTGTATAGAAGGCATCGCCATGGTGGCGGAAGAAGTAAAGAATCCCGGGGCTAATATTCCCAAAGGATATATCTCGGCGATGCTCACACTCGCGATACTGGCCGTAGGGGTGATGGTGCTCACTGGTGGTATTACAGACTGGCGACAGTTATCCACCATCGATTATCCATTGCCGGAGGCTATCGGCGTCGTACTGGGTAAACAAAGCGGTATTACCAAGATATTTGCCGGTATTGGTCTCTTTGGATTGATCGCCTCTTTCAATGGGATCATTATCAGCTATTCCCGCCAGCTGTTTGCACTGGCCAGGGGAGGTTACCTGCCGCCGGTACTGGCAGTGCTCAGTCCTAAAAGACAGGTGCCTTATGTGGCACTGATCGTCGGCGGACTGTTAGGAGTAGGCGCGCTCTATTTCGGTAAGACAGACCAGCTGGTGATCCTCTCAGTTATGGGGGCTGTGGTGATGTATATCCTGAGCATGATCAGCCTGTTTATTTTAAGGAAGAAAGAACCAGGGCTCGAACGTCCTTTTAAAGCGCCTTTTTATCCCTGGTTTCCAGGGATTGCTTTAGTGTTGTCCATCGTATCATTAATTGCGATTGTATACTATAACTGGCAGCTGGGTATTCTCTTCTTTGCAGGAATGGTGATTGCCCTGGGTGTTTTTGTGTCAACAGGAAAACATAAGGAAACAACGCCCGAGCCAGGGGAAGTAATAGCCTGATAAAAAAGATAATTGTGTCATATCAACATACCATACAACATAAACGATATCAGTTTGCCGACCTGCGCACACTGCTGGCAAAAGCAACGCCTTTCCGCTCAGGAGATGCATTGGCTGGTCTTGCCGCTGATACCTATGAAGAAAGAGTTGCAGCGCAGATGACGCTGGCAGACATACCTTTAAAGGCTTTTTTGCAGGAAGCCATCATCCCTTATGAAGAGGATGAGATCACACGTTTGATCATAGACACGCATGACCATGCGGCTTTTGCGCCTGTGAGTCATTTTACAGTAGGAGAGCTGCGGGACTGGCTTTTAAGCGACGCAGCAGACACCCGCACGTTGCAACAATTATCAAAAGGACTGACACCGGAAATGGTAGCTGCTGTCTCTAAACTGATGCGCAACCAGGACCTGATCAGTGTAGCGCAGAAATGTGAAGTGGTTACACGCTTCAGGAATACCATCGGTTTAAAAGGACATCTCTCTGTACGCCTGCAGCCTAACCATAATACGGATGATCCCAAAGGTATAGCGGCGAGTATCATCGACGGACTACTATACGGCAGCGGCGATGCGGTAATCGGCATCAATCCTGCTACGGATAGTCCGCAGACAGTCATACAATTGCTACGGATGCTGGACCAGCTGAGAATGCAGTTCGACATTCCCACACAATCCTGCATTCTCTGTCATGTCACCACTGCCATGCAGATCATGCACCAGGCGCCGGTAGATCTGGTATTTCAGTCTATTGGTGGGACAGAAAAAACAAACAGCAGTTTTGGTATTCACCTGAATATGCTAAAAGAAGCGCATGAAGCGGCGCTGTCCCTGAAAAGAGGTACGGCAGGCAATAACGTCATGTATTTTGAAACAGGACAGGGGAGCGCTTTATCTGCCAATGCACACGCCGGTGTAGATCAACAGACCTGTGAAGTAAGGTCGTATGCCGTAGCCCGGCAGTTCTCTCCTTTGCTGGTAAATACCGTCGTTGGTTTCATCGGACCGGAATATCTTTTCGATGGTAAACAGATCATCCGGGCGGCGCTGGAAGATCATTGCTGTGGTAAGTTAATGGGACTGCCGATGGGTGTGGATATCTGCTATACCAATCACGCGGAGGCAGATCAGGATGATATGGATAATCTGCTGACATTACTCGGTGTAGCAGGTTGTAACTTTATTATGGGCGTACCGGGTGCAGATGATATCATGCTGAATTATCAGTCTACTTCTTTTCACGATGCACTATATGCACGGAAAGTATTAGGATTAAAAGCAGCGCCGGAATTTGATGCCTGGTTACAGCAACAAGGCATTACCGATGCACAGGGACAATTGCAACAGGTAGGGAAAGCACATCACTTATTAAGTTATCAGGCAGGATGAGTAATATACGACACAGCAACGCAGTAAAGGAAGATCCCTGGTCTTCACTCAAGGCATTCACCACTGCACGGATTGCATTGGGAAGAACAGGAACGGCTATTCCGCTGAAAGAAGTCTTGTCTTTCAGACTGGCACATGCACATGCCAGGGATGCGGTTTATTCAAAACTGGATACCAATCTGCTGCTGGAAGAATTACACGCATTTTTGCTGCCGGTATTACCCTTACATAGCAGTGCCGCTGATCGTTATGAATACCTGCAACGTCCGGACAAAGGACGCCGTCTGGATACACAGAGTATTGATATGCTCAGGGCGCAGCCGGATGCCTTCCGGCAGAAAGATGTCGCTATTATTATTGCCGACGGACTTTCCGCTACTGCTATGAATATACATACTGCTCCTTTGTTGAATCATTTACTGCCCATGCTGAAAACAGCCGGATTGTCCATCGCGCCGGTTTGTCTGGCAGAGCAGGCCAGGGTGGCAATAGGAGATGAAATAGGGGATCTGCTGGAGGCAAAGATGACACTTGTACTCATAGGAGAACGTCCCGGACTGAGTGCTGCCGATAGTATGGGAGCCTATATCACCTTTAATCCCCGTCCCGGGAATACGGACGAAGGCCGGAACTGTATTTCCAACATCCGTCAGGATGGGTTGCAGTATATCCCTGCGGCAGGGAAGATCTGTTACCTGTTACAGGAGGCGATGAAACTGCGTCTTTCCGGTGTGGAATTGAAGGATAATTATGTGGATCTTTCACTGCTTAGCGAATAAAGCAGCTGAAACCTATTAGCCAGACCGTTTATTTTCCCCATCAATTATTTAAAAAAAATAATACTTTGTGCGCCATTCAAAACGACTGATGACGCACGACGGATACCATATCTCTGCTGATGAAGCTACTGAGGCACTCCGTAGCCGTGATGCCGACGTATTCCGGAATATTTACAATGCGTACAGTGAAGAACTGTATCTGCTGGCTTACCGCTGGGTCAAGGATTATGACCTGGCGAAGGAAGTCGTACAGGGTCTTTTTGCCCATTTGTGGGAAAAAGG contains the following coding sequences:
- a CDS encoding VOC family protein, whose translation is MEKKKAGTILWHDLTVPDAGIVSDFYRQVIGWEKSPLSMGEYDDYVMQVPDAGEGDHTMTTTGVCHAKGQNSSIPPQWMIYVAVDDLEKSMEQCTLHGGKIIGEKRSMGQEAVYCLIQDPAGAHMMLYQQL
- a CDS encoding GlxA family transcriptional regulator; the protein is MTNLALLLTYNHRLISTAAILDVFESVNSMYAAGQQPTCFNIQLVLPDQEGVDILPHYGRYSTVPLKDAVKADVVLIPAFIAGDVDMAITANNTFIPWIRQQHHAGAEIASFCTGAFLLAATGLLDGKPATTHMNACPAFAGHFPDVLLQPDKVLTAASGIYTSGGATSTFHLLLYLVEKYCGQDMAVKAAKLFAIDMDRDTQSYFGMFLPDKKHADPLITEVQQRMEAQFREARNVESFMENIPASRRNFVRRFKQATGITPIEYLQKTRIEAAKKMLEQTGNSILAVMLDCGYNDIKAFRKVFRKEVGLTPTEYRFKFAGSRNASLQMEM
- the eat gene encoding ethanolamine permease, which codes for MSAQETVLKKVIKPIHLWAIGVGLVISGEYFGWNYGWDVAGTVGFLVATVIITVLYITFIFSFTELTTSIPQAGGPFTYTHRAMGPFGGLIAGYATAVEFLLATPAIAFALGNYLHFLHPALPVFGCGIAFYVILTGVNLLGIKESAFFSLIITLLAVVELLIYMGIVAPSFSTANFLHDAMPAGWMGVFAALPFAMWLYVCIEGIAMVAEEVKNPGANIPKGYISAMLTLAILAVGVMVLTGGITDWRQLSTIDYPLPEAIGVVLGKQSGITKIFAGIGLFGLIASFNGIIISYSRQLFALARGGYLPPVLAVLSPKRQVPYVALIVGGLLGVGALYFGKTDQLVILSVMGAVVMYILSMISLFILRKKEPGLERPFKAPFYPWFPGIALVLSIVSLIAIVYYNWQLGILFFAGMVIALGVFVSTGKHKETTPEPGEVIA
- a CDS encoding ethanolamine ammonia-lyase subunit EutB codes for the protein MSYQHTIQHKRYQFADLRTLLAKATPFRSGDALAGLAADTYEERVAAQMTLADIPLKAFLQEAIIPYEEDEITRLIIDTHDHAAFAPVSHFTVGELRDWLLSDAADTRTLQQLSKGLTPEMVAAVSKLMRNQDLISVAQKCEVVTRFRNTIGLKGHLSVRLQPNHNTDDPKGIAASIIDGLLYGSGDAVIGINPATDSPQTVIQLLRMLDQLRMQFDIPTQSCILCHVTTAMQIMHQAPVDLVFQSIGGTEKTNSSFGIHLNMLKEAHEAALSLKRGTAGNNVMYFETGQGSALSANAHAGVDQQTCEVRSYAVARQFSPLLVNTVVGFIGPEYLFDGKQIIRAALEDHCCGKLMGLPMGVDICYTNHAEADQDDMDNLLTLLGVAGCNFIMGVPGADDIMLNYQSTSFHDALYARKVLGLKAAPEFDAWLQQQGITDAQGQLQQVGKAHHLLSYQAG
- the eutC gene encoding ethanolamine ammonia-lyase subunit EutC; its protein translation is MSNIRHSNAVKEDPWSSLKAFTTARIALGRTGTAIPLKEVLSFRLAHAHARDAVYSKLDTNLLLEELHAFLLPVLPLHSSAADRYEYLQRPDKGRRLDTQSIDMLRAQPDAFRQKDVAIIIADGLSATAMNIHTAPLLNHLLPMLKTAGLSIAPVCLAEQARVAIGDEIGDLLEAKMTLVLIGERPGLSAADSMGAYITFNPRPGNTDEGRNCISNIRQDGLQYIPAAGKICYLLQEAMKLRLSGVELKDNYVDLSLLSE